A region of Thermus oshimai DSM 12092 DNA encodes the following proteins:
- a CDS encoding type II toxin-antitoxin system HicA family toxin gives MSPRLTLVTGEELVRLLEKEGFQVVRVRGSHVRLKHPDGRATTVPVHPGELLRPGTLLGILKDVGWSKEAYERKRLGSR, from the coding sequence GTGAGCCCCCGCCTGACCCTCGTCACCGGGGAGGAGCTGGTTCGGCTTTTGGAAAAGGAAGGGTTCCAGGTGGTGCGCGTCCGGGGAAGCCATGTCCGGCTCAAGCACCCGGACGGCCGGGCCACCACGGTGCCGGTGCACCCAGGGGAGCTCCTGCGCCCGGGGACCCTGCTCGGCATCCTCAAGGACGTGGGGTGGAGCAAGGAAGCGTATGAGCGCAAGCGCCTTGGATCCCGTTGA
- a CDS encoding ABC transporter permease, translating into METVTRIFRKELLQVFRDRKLVFSTLVLPVLLMPVFAFGPTLFFSRILERSAKEVQEVAARGLPQEALQALEAQGLKPVPVEDPRGAVEKGAYPAGVEYGGGAYRVYGRLAGGPGEGQVAVGKVEKALALLKEEAVAEALKAKGVPLEVLTPFRVEVVDASPERERAAGLLGFLLPFFLVIFILSGGQVVAVDATAGEKEKGTLEALLSAPVPLPHLALGKALATVAMALLSGSAGLLGLALGGLLSGRLEGAMELGGRVALTGGEFLALFVTGFLLALFMGAVMVALGLYARSFKEAQSYMAPLQLLVLFPLLFLQFRGFFTLEAWHHLVPVLNVALLMDGLFRGQAEPLSLALTWGSTLVYAALAFLLAVGVFRREEVVFRN; encoded by the coding sequence ATGGAAACGGTAACCCGCATCTTCCGCAAAGAGCTTTTGCAGGTGTTCCGGGACCGGAAGCTCGTCTTCTCCACCCTGGTGCTTCCCGTGCTCCTGATGCCGGTCTTTGCCTTTGGCCCCACCCTCTTCTTCTCCCGCATCCTGGAGCGAAGCGCAAAGGAGGTGCAGGAGGTGGCGGCGCGGGGGCTTCCCCAAGAGGCCCTCCAGGCCCTTGAGGCCCAGGGGCTCAAGCCCGTGCCCGTGGAGGACCCAAGGGGGGCGGTGGAGAAGGGGGCCTACCCCGCGGGGGTGGAGTACGGAGGGGGGGCCTACCGGGTCTACGGCCGCCTGGCCGGGGGGCCCGGGGAGGGCCAGGTGGCGGTGGGGAAGGTGGAAAAGGCCCTGGCCCTTTTGAAGGAGGAGGCGGTGGCCGAAGCCCTAAAGGCCAAGGGGGTGCCCCTGGAGGTCCTCACCCCCTTCCGGGTGGAGGTGGTGGACGCTTCCCCGGAGAGGGAGCGGGCCGCGGGGCTTCTCGGCTTCCTCCTCCCCTTCTTCCTGGTGATCTTCATCCTCTCGGGGGGGCAGGTGGTGGCGGTGGACGCCACCGCCGGGGAGAAGGAGAAGGGCACCCTCGAGGCCCTCCTCTCTGCCCCCGTGCCCCTCCCCCACCTGGCCCTAGGCAAGGCCCTGGCCACGGTGGCCATGGCCCTCCTCTCGGGCTCCGCCGGGCTTTTGGGCCTGGCCTTGGGGGGGCTCTTAAGCGGAAGGCTGGAAGGGGCGATGGAGCTAGGGGGGCGGGTGGCCCTGACGGGCGGGGAGTTTCTGGCCCTCTTCGTCACCGGCTTCCTCCTGGCCCTCTTCATGGGGGCGGTGATGGTGGCCCTGGGGCTTTACGCCCGGAGCTTCAAGGAGGCCCAAAGCTACATGGCCCCCCTGCAGCTCCTCGTCCTCTTCCCCCTGCTCTTCCTCCAGTTCAGGGGCTTTTTCACCCTCGAGGCCTGGCACCACCTCGTCCCCGTGCTCAACGTGGCCCTCCTCATGGACGGGCTCTTCCGGGGGCAGGCGGAGCCCTTGAGCCTGGCCCTCACCTGGGGCTCCACCCTGGTGTACGCGGCCCTGGCCTTCCTCCTGGCGGTGGGGGTCTTCCGCCGGGAGGAGGTGGTGTTCCGAAACTGA
- a CDS encoding [LysW]-lysine hydrolase, with protein sequence MSASALDPVEFLKGALEIPSPSGEERLVAEYLVEGMQRLGLEAFVDEADNARGRVGEGPIQVVLLGHIDTVPGAVPVRLVDGKLFGRGAVDAKGPFVAMVFAAAGLSEAARKRLTVHLVGATEEEAPSSKGARFVAPRLTPDYVVIGEPSGWEGITLGYKGRLLVRVRREKDHFHSAHHEPNAAEELISYFVAIKAWAEAMNVGQRPFDQVQYTLRDFRVYPAELKQKAEMFFDLRLPPRLPPEEAIRHLTAYAPPTLELEFFGREVPYVGPKDTPLTRALRQGIRRAGGRPVFKYKTGTSDMNVLAPHWKVPMVAYGPGDSTLDHTPHEHVEVEEFLKGIEALRGALEALAQG encoded by the coding sequence ATGAGCGCAAGCGCCTTGGATCCCGTTGAGTTCCTGAAAGGGGCCCTGGAGATCCCCTCCCCTTCCGGGGAAGAGCGCCTGGTGGCGGAATACCTGGTGGAGGGGATGCAGCGGCTCGGCCTCGAGGCCTTCGTGGACGAGGCGGACAACGCCCGGGGCCGGGTGGGGGAAGGGCCCATCCAGGTGGTCCTCCTGGGGCACATCGACACCGTGCCCGGGGCGGTGCCGGTCCGGCTTGTGGACGGCAAGCTCTTCGGGCGGGGGGCGGTGGACGCCAAGGGCCCCTTCGTGGCCATGGTCTTCGCCGCGGCGGGGCTTTCGGAGGCCGCCAGGAAGCGCCTTACCGTCCACCTGGTGGGGGCCACGGAGGAGGAGGCCCCAAGCTCCAAGGGGGCGCGGTTCGTGGCCCCCAGGCTCACGCCGGACTACGTGGTCATCGGGGAGCCCTCGGGTTGGGAGGGGATCACCCTGGGGTACAAGGGGAGGCTCCTCGTCCGGGTCCGGCGGGAGAAGGACCACTTCCACTCCGCCCACCACGAGCCCAACGCCGCGGAGGAGCTCATCAGCTACTTCGTGGCCATCAAGGCCTGGGCCGAGGCCATGAACGTGGGGCAAAGGCCCTTTGACCAGGTGCAGTACACCCTCCGGGACTTCCGGGTGTATCCGGCGGAGCTCAAGCAAAAGGCGGAGATGTTCTTTGACCTTAGGCTTCCCCCCAGGCTCCCCCCGGAGGAGGCCATCCGCCACCTCACGGCCTACGCCCCCCCCACCCTGGAGCTGGAGTTCTTCGGGCGGGAGGTGCCCTACGTGGGCCCCAAGGACACCCCCCTGACCCGCGCCTTAAGGCAGGGGATCCGCCGGGCGGGGGGCAGGCCCGTCTTCAAGTACAAGACGGGCACCAGCGACATGAACGTCCTGGCCCCCCACTGGAAGGTGCCCATGGTGGCCTACGGGCCCGGGGATTCCACCCTGGACCACACCCCCCACGAGCACGTGGAGGTGGAGGAATTCCTAAAGGGGATTGAGGCCCTGAGGGGGGCCCTCGAGGCCCTGGCCCAGGGGTAA
- the lysJ gene encoding [LysW]-aminoadipate semialdehyde transaminase LysJ, giving the protein MNVTLENWRALLEAEKELDTGVYTKHDLLLVRGEGAKVWDAEGNEYIDCVGGYGVANLGHSNPEVVEAVKRQAELLLSMPQTLPTPTRGEFYRTLVSILPPELNRVFPVNSGTEANEAALKFARAYTGRKKFVAAMRGFSGRTMGSLSVTWEPKYREPFMPLVEPVEFIPYNDVEALERAVDGETAAVILEPVQGEGGVRPATLEFLKAAREITQERGALLILDEIQTGMGRTGRRFAFEHYGIVPDILTLAKALGGGVPLGAAVMRAEVAQAMPKGGHGTTFGGNPLAMAAGVAAIRYLERTRLWERAAELGPWFMDELRKIPSPKIREVRGLGLMVGLELKEKAAPYIERLEKEHRVLTLQAGPTVIRFLPPLVIEREDLARVVEAVRAVLS; this is encoded by the coding sequence ATGAACGTCACCCTGGAGAACTGGCGGGCGCTTCTTGAGGCGGAAAAGGAGCTGGACACCGGGGTCTACACCAAGCACGACCTTCTCCTGGTGCGGGGGGAAGGGGCTAAGGTGTGGGATGCGGAGGGGAACGAGTACATAGACTGCGTGGGGGGGTACGGGGTGGCCAACCTGGGCCACAGCAACCCCGAGGTGGTGGAGGCGGTGAAGCGCCAGGCCGAGCTCCTCCTCTCCATGCCCCAAACCCTGCCCACCCCCACCCGGGGGGAGTTCTACCGCACCCTGGTCTCCATCCTGCCCCCCGAGCTCAACCGGGTCTTCCCGGTGAACTCGGGCACGGAGGCCAACGAGGCCGCCCTCAAGTTCGCCCGGGCCTACACGGGAAGGAAGAAGTTCGTGGCCGCCATGCGGGGCTTCTCGGGCAGGACCATGGGGAGCCTCTCCGTCACCTGGGAGCCCAAGTACCGGGAGCCTTTTATGCCCCTGGTGGAGCCCGTGGAGTTCATCCCCTACAACGATGTGGAGGCCCTGGAAAGGGCGGTGGACGGGGAGACGGCCGCGGTGATCCTGGAGCCCGTCCAGGGGGAAGGGGGGGTGCGCCCCGCCACCTTGGAGTTCCTAAAGGCGGCCCGGGAGATCACCCAAGAGCGGGGGGCCCTCCTCATCCTGGACGAGATCCAGACCGGCATGGGGCGCACCGGGCGGCGCTTCGCCTTTGAGCACTACGGCATCGTGCCCGACATCCTCACCCTGGCCAAGGCCCTAGGGGGCGGGGTGCCCCTGGGGGCTGCGGTGATGCGGGCGGAGGTGGCCCAGGCCATGCCCAAGGGCGGGCACGGCACCACCTTCGGGGGGAACCCCCTGGCCATGGCCGCGGGGGTGGCCGCCATTCGCTACCTGGAGCGCACCCGGCTTTGGGAACGGGCGGCGGAGCTTGGGCCCTGGTTTATGGACGAGCTCCGCAAGATCCCCTCCCCCAAGATCCGGGAGGTGCGGGGCCTGGGGCTCATGGTGGGCCTCGAGCTCAAGGAGAAGGCCGCCCCCTACATTGAGCGCCTGGAGAAGGAGCACCGGGTCCTCACCCTGCAGGCGGGGCCCACGGTCATCCGCTTCCTCCCCCCGCTGGTGATAGAGAGGGAAGACCTGGCGCGGGTGGTGGAGGCGGTGCGGGCGGTGCTAAGCTAA
- a CDS encoding type II toxin-antitoxin system HicB family antitoxin, with protein sequence MRRRYRVLLERDEEGYLVAHVPELQAHTQAKSWEELLKRLEEAVAVSLDEENIQLLGLEGELVIEAA encoded by the coding sequence ATGAGGCGCCGCTACCGGGTCCTTTTGGAAAGGGACGAAGAAGGCTATCTGGTGGCCCACGTGCCCGAACTCCAGGCCCACACCCAGGCAAAGAGCTGGGAAGAGCTCCTAAAGCGGTTGGAGGAGGCGGTGGCCGTCTCCTTGGACGAGGAAAACATTCAGCTTTTGGGCCTGGAAGGGGAGCTGGTGATCGAAGCGGCGTGA
- a CDS encoding CPBP family intramembrane glutamic endopeptidase, with product MKALYWTFGLSWSLALLFWLWGGGVGTPAYIAFSAAYMWVPGLVALYFSRKEGLRLPLALKPNRHWLFAWLFPVGLTLFSIPLTLPLAPWRGAEALKATLPKEALAIPEGALLWMAFLGGILGGLLAGATVNLLFALGEELMWRGYLWARLKPKGFWPASLEIGLVWGLWHAPLVLMGHNYPNTPILGVGAMTLFTLLLTPALLYVREKGGSLLAPALLHGTLNGVAGLSLLPFERTHDLLVGVLGLPGFFLLALFNLWLRRSVDREGAGP from the coding sequence ATGAAAGCGCTCTACTGGACCTTCGGCCTCTCCTGGTCTTTGGCCCTTCTCTTCTGGCTTTGGGGTGGGGGGGTGGGCACCCCCGCCTACATCGCCTTCAGCGCAGCCTACATGTGGGTTCCGGGCCTGGTGGCCCTCTACTTCAGCAGGAAGGAGGGGCTCCGCCTGCCCCTCGCCCTCAAGCCCAACCGCCACTGGCTCTTCGCCTGGCTCTTCCCCGTGGGGCTCACCCTCTTTTCCATCCCCTTAACCCTTCCCCTCGCCCCCTGGCGGGGGGCAGAGGCCCTGAAGGCCACCCTCCCCAAAGAAGCCCTGGCCATCCCCGAAGGCGCCCTCCTCTGGATGGCGTTCTTGGGGGGCATCCTGGGGGGGCTCCTGGCAGGGGCCACGGTGAACCTCCTCTTCGCCCTGGGGGAGGAGCTCATGTGGCGGGGGTACCTGTGGGCGCGTTTAAAGCCCAAAGGGTTCTGGCCCGCCTCTTTGGAAATCGGCCTCGTCTGGGGGCTCTGGCACGCCCCCCTCGTTCTCATGGGGCACAACTACCCGAACACCCCCATCCTGGGCGTGGGGGCCATGACCCTCTTCACCCTCCTCCTCACCCCCGCCCTCCTCTACGTCCGGGAAAAGGGGGGAAGCCTTCTCGCCCCGGCCCTCCTCCACGGAACCTTAAACGGGGTGGCGGGGCTTTCCCTCCTCCCCTTTGAAAGGACCCACGACCTCCTGGTGGGGGTCCTGGGCCTGCCCGGGTTCTTCCTCCTGGCCCTTTTCAACCTTTGGTTGAGGCGGAGCGTTGACAGGGAGGGCGCAGGCCCCTAG
- a CDS encoding SPFH domain-containing protein, with the protein MEIKEVRAWRTSGFLGLGALLLGLFWAGWALKEGSAEREALYLFHLIGGLLLAGLAGAGLITVQPNEARVLTFLGRYVGSVREAGFHYVNPFTVKKRVSLRVHNFNSDRLKVNDAHGNPIEIAAVVAWRVVDSAKALFQVEDYASFVAIQSETALRALASRYPYDGEEKSLRGNPEELAEELKGEVEARLKVAGVEVLEARLTHLAYAPEVAQAMLRRQQAQAVVAARKLIVEAAVGMVKEALMGLEAEGIALDEERKAAMVNNLMVALVSEAQAQPVINAGTLYT; encoded by the coding sequence ATGGAGATCAAAGAGGTTCGGGCGTGGCGGACCAGCGGCTTTTTGGGGTTAGGGGCTCTCCTCCTCGGGCTTTTCTGGGCGGGGTGGGCCCTGAAGGAGGGGTCGGCGGAGCGCGAGGCGCTTTATCTTTTTCACCTCATCGGGGGCCTCCTCCTCGCGGGCCTCGCCGGGGCGGGGCTCATCACCGTCCAGCCCAACGAGGCCCGGGTCCTGACCTTCCTGGGGCGGTACGTGGGGAGCGTGCGGGAGGCGGGGTTCCACTACGTGAACCCCTTCACGGTGAAAAAGCGGGTCTCCTTGAGGGTGCACAACTTCAACTCCGACCGGCTCAAGGTGAACGACGCCCACGGCAACCCCATTGAGATCGCCGCGGTGGTGGCCTGGCGGGTGGTGGACTCGGCCAAGGCCCTCTTCCAGGTGGAGGACTACGCCAGCTTCGTGGCCATCCAGTCCGAAACCGCCCTAAGGGCCCTGGCGAGCCGTTACCCCTACGACGGGGAGGAGAAGTCCTTAAGGGGCAACCCCGAGGAGCTGGCGGAGGAGCTAAAGGGAGAGGTGGAAGCGCGGCTCAAGGTGGCGGGGGTGGAGGTCTTGGAGGCCCGGCTCACCCACCTGGCCTACGCCCCCGAGGTGGCCCAGGCCATGCTCCGCCGCCAGCAGGCCCAGGCGGTGGTGGCCGCCCGGAAGCTCATCGTGGAGGCCGCGGTGGGGATGGTGAAGGAGGCCCTTATGGGCCTCGAGGCCGAGGGCATCGCCCTGGACGAGGAACGAAAAGCGGCCATGGTGAACAACCTCATGGTGGCCCTGGTCTCCGAGGCCCAGGCCCAGCCGGTGATCAACGCCGGCACCCTTTACACCTGA